Proteins encoded in a region of the Campylobacter geochelonis genome:
- a CDS encoding ABC transporter permease: MSRVYQILVLALFGAVWFVGSLLTNSLIPSPNDAILAFLEILSNGKLALGFLNSLYRYALGLVIGVVLGVTSGFLLGLNHTILKAFDPLINLLRPISPIAWMPIVVIIFGLGNKPSIFIIAYAVFFPIMLITIKAINDVSKDLIMMARNFGASRWQVLKGVIYPSSFFDIASGLKLVASLAWINLVVGEMAGAQTGLGYMIIDARNQLRTDIVIAVIITIGAVGYAINLVFLWFEKRIAKRFGL; this comes from the coding sequence ATGAGCAGGGTTTATCAAATTTTAGTTTTAGCTTTATTTGGGGCTGTGTGGTTTGTAGGTTCGCTGCTAACAAACTCACTAATCCCATCGCCAAATGACGCTATACTCGCGTTTTTAGAAATTTTAAGCAACGGAAAACTTGCTTTAGGCTTTCTTAACTCGCTTTATCGTTACGCTTTAGGGCTTGTTATCGGCGTTGTTTTGGGAGTTACAAGTGGGTTTTTGCTTGGACTAAATCATACTATTTTAAAGGCGTTTGATCCGCTTATAAACTTGCTTCGCCCGATTTCTCCGATTGCGTGGATGCCGATAGTTGTGATAATTTTTGGTCTTGGAAACAAACCTAGCATATTTATCATAGCTTATGCTGTGTTTTTCCCGATAATGCTTATCACTATAAAAGCCATTAATGATGTTAGTAAAGATTTGATTATGATGGCGCGAAATTTTGGCGCTAGCAGGTGGCAGGTGTTAAAAGGTGTGATTTATCCATCGAGTTTTTTTGATATCGCTTCTGGGCTTAAGCTTGTAGCTTCACTTGCTTGGATAAACCTCGTTGTAGGCGAGATGGCAGGGGCTCAAACAGGGCTAGGATATATGATAATCGATGCAAGAAACCAGTTAAGAACAGATATCGTTATCGCCGTGATAATCACAATTGGCGCTGTAGGATATGCTATAAATTTAGTATTTTTATGGTTTGAAAAACGCATAGCAAAGAGGTTTGGACTATGA
- a CDS encoding ABC transporter substrate-binding protein produces MNRRKFIGILSAFSFIATTNSLAQVPKIGIKIGYLPVTDHLMMIAKESFVGSSFTIVGVKFSSWADIAEALRAGAVDGAFLLAPLGLALKSMGADIKVVLSAHKNGSAVIVNEKIADINALDGKKVAIPSRFSSHYFLLDKLAKKHKLKLNLIDMAPPEMPSALKTGVIDGFIVAEPFGQLGLNLGGAKVLAYSREILPNHICCTLNLNSSLALSSVGKELVNGFKQASKLIIEDESLASVLANKVLGQKTSVIKQVLEQNIATYDDLSLSKESLEELKNFLIEKNLGSKNLANLDIDEYLVVL; encoded by the coding sequence GTGAATAGGCGCAAATTTATAGGAATTTTAAGTGCTTTTAGTTTTATAGCAACTACAAATTCTTTAGCACAAGTACCAAAAATAGGGATAAAGATAGGATATTTGCCAGTAACTGATCATTTGATGATGATAGCAAAAGAGAGCTTTGTTGGTTCGAGTTTTACTATCGTTGGAGTTAAATTTTCTAGTTGGGCAGATATCGCTGAAGCGCTTCGTGCAGGTGCGGTTGATGGAGCTTTTTTACTAGCGCCTCTTGGACTTGCGCTAAAGTCTATGGGTGCGGATATAAAAGTGGTTTTATCGGCTCACAAAAACGGTTCTGCTGTTATAGTAAATGAAAAAATTGCCGATATTAACGCGCTAGATGGTAAAAAAGTAGCCATTCCATCGCGTTTTAGTTCGCACTATTTTTTGCTTGATAAACTTGCTAAAAAACACAAATTAAAGCTAAATTTAATCGACATGGCGCCACCTGAGATGCCAAGTGCATTAAAAACAGGCGTGATAGATGGTTTTATCGTAGCTGAGCCTTTTGGGCAGTTGGGGCTAAATTTAGGTGGAGCAAAAGTTTTGGCGTATTCGCGTGAAATTTTACCAAATCACATATGCTGCACTCTAAATTTAAACTCATCTCTTGCGCTCTCATCAGTTGGAAAAGAGCTTGTAAACGGATTTAAACAGGCTTCAAAACTGATAATAGAAGATGAGAGTTTAGCTAGCGTTTTAGCAAACAAAGTTCTAGGTCAAAAAACAAGTGTGATAAAACAAGTCTTAGAGCAAAATATAGCAACTTATGATGATTTAAGCCTTTCAAAAGAGAGTTTAGAAGAGTTAAAAAACTTTTTGATAGAGAAAAATTTAGGCTCAAAAAACTTAGCAAATTTAGATATCGATGAATATTTGGTGGTGTTATGA